A window of Tautonia plasticadhaerens contains these coding sequences:
- the lspA gene encoding signal peptidase II — translation MDAEAMVDAEVGGDRPGRPPIPGSRWVLFWVLALGGAAFDLTTKALVFDRVGPPGSPAVSVIGEVVELRTSYNTGALWGIGGDLAFGSMMFAGLSIVAALFILYWLFVAGHAADRWQAATLGLIMAGAIGNCYDRLRFGHVRDFVHVHVDSIGFDFPIFNFADNMLVLGAVGLMLLALRGEPSPSATVEGA, via the coding sequence ATGGACGCAGAGGCGATGGTCGACGCGGAAGTCGGTGGGGATCGGCCGGGACGGCCGCCCATCCCGGGGAGCCGATGGGTGTTGTTCTGGGTGCTGGCCCTCGGCGGGGCCGCCTTCGACCTGACGACCAAGGCGTTGGTCTTCGACCGGGTCGGGCCGCCGGGCTCCCCGGCCGTCTCGGTGATCGGCGAGGTGGTGGAGCTGCGGACCAGCTACAACACCGGAGCCCTCTGGGGGATCGGCGGCGACCTGGCCTTCGGCAGCATGATGTTCGCCGGCCTGTCGATCGTCGCGGCGCTATTCATCCTCTACTGGCTGTTCGTCGCCGGGCACGCCGCCGATCGCTGGCAGGCCGCCACGCTCGGGCTGATCATGGCCGGGGCGATCGGCAATTGCTACGACCGCCTGCGGTTCGGCCACGTCCGGGACTTCGTCCACGTCCACGTGGACTCGATCGGTTTCGACTTCCCGATCTTCAACTTCGCCGACAACATGCTCGTCCTCGGCGCCGTCGGCCTGATGCTGCTGGCCCTCCGGGGCGAGCCGTCCCCGTCGGCGACCGTCGAGGGGGCGTGA
- a CDS encoding TraR/DksA family transcriptional regulator, translating into MSSDSRLKDAELQHFRKTLLLLHARLRGDVVQMTDEALNRGGEAGAGNLSSTPIHLADLGSDNYDQEFTLGLIENDQLTLDEIRAALERLEVGTFGRCDGCDKAIAKVRLQALPYTKYCIECARLHEGRGALG; encoded by the coding sequence ATGTCCAGCGACTCGCGATTGAAGGACGCGGAACTACAACACTTCCGCAAGACCCTCCTGCTGCTCCACGCCCGGCTCCGGGGGGACGTGGTGCAAATGACCGACGAGGCCCTCAACCGAGGGGGGGAGGCCGGGGCCGGGAACCTCTCCAGCACGCCGATCCACCTGGCGGACCTGGGATCGGACAACTACGACCAGGAATTCACCCTCGGCCTGATCGAGAACGACCAGCTCACGCTGGACGAGATCCGGGCCGCGCTGGAGCGGCTGGAGGTCGGCACCTTCGGGCGTTGCGACGGCTGCGACAAGGCCATCGCCAAGGTCCGGCTCCAGGCCCTGCCGTATACCAAGTATTGCATCGAGTGCGCCCGCCTGCATGAGGGGCGGGGGGCCCTCGGTTGA
- the glnA gene encoding type I glutamate--ammonia ligase: protein MSPKEVLAYIRQREVLTVDLRFMDFPGVWQHFAIPSDALTEATFDDGIPFDGSSVLGWRAINEADLLVVPQPETALIDPFAARPTLTMICNIQDPITQQDYTRDPRNIALKADQYLRETGLADECRIAPELEFFVFDRVRFDQTANQAFYHVDSEEGSWNQGRDAVGNLGHKPRSQLGYFPCPPMDSQSDLRTEMAQIMSDCGIGTSAHFHEAATGGQGEIDLLPRPIVEAADHVMLARYIIRNVARQHGKSATFMPKPLYGENGSGLHSHLTFRVDGRSVMAGQGYAGLSELAMHAIGGLIRHAPALCAFGNPTTNSYKRLVEGFEAPTKLAYSRRNRNAIIRVPVHDPGPLGRRIEYRCPDSSANPYLLFAAMLLAAIDGIQTHADPGEPLDRDIYEIGPEELDDVRGTPRSLDAALDALAADHEFLLKGDVFTPDVIDTWIWYKRQHEVEAVRLRPHPFEFALYYDVG, encoded by the coding sequence GTGAGTCCGAAAGAGGTCCTGGCCTACATCCGGCAGCGCGAGGTCTTGACGGTCGACCTGCGATTCATGGATTTTCCCGGCGTCTGGCAGCACTTCGCCATCCCGAGCGACGCGCTGACCGAGGCGACCTTCGACGACGGCATCCCGTTCGACGGCTCCAGCGTCCTGGGATGGCGGGCGATCAACGAGGCCGACCTGCTCGTCGTCCCCCAGCCGGAGACGGCGCTGATCGACCCGTTCGCCGCCCGGCCGACCCTGACGATGATCTGCAACATCCAGGATCCGATCACCCAGCAGGACTACACGAGGGATCCCCGCAACATCGCCCTGAAAGCCGACCAGTACCTCCGGGAGACGGGCCTCGCCGACGAGTGCCGGATCGCCCCGGAGCTGGAATTCTTCGTCTTCGACCGCGTCCGGTTCGACCAGACCGCTAACCAGGCCTTCTACCACGTCGACTCCGAAGAGGGGTCCTGGAACCAGGGCCGGGACGCCGTCGGGAACCTCGGCCACAAGCCCCGCTCCCAACTCGGCTACTTCCCCTGCCCGCCGATGGACAGCCAGTCGGACCTGCGGACCGAGATGGCGCAGATCATGAGCGACTGCGGCATCGGCACCTCCGCTCACTTCCACGAGGCCGCAACCGGCGGCCAGGGGGAGATCGACCTGCTGCCACGGCCCATCGTCGAGGCGGCCGATCACGTCATGCTCGCCCGCTACATTATCCGGAACGTGGCCCGCCAGCACGGCAAGTCGGCCACCTTCATGCCCAAGCCGCTCTACGGCGAGAACGGCTCGGGCCTGCATTCGCACCTCACCTTCCGGGTCGACGGCCGGAGTGTGATGGCCGGGCAGGGCTACGCCGGCCTGAGCGAGCTGGCGATGCACGCCATCGGCGGCCTGATCCGGCACGCCCCGGCGCTCTGCGCCTTCGGCAACCCGACGACCAACAGCTACAAGAGGCTGGTCGAGGGGTTCGAGGCGCCGACCAAGCTGGCTTACAGCCGCCGCAACCGCAACGCGATCATCCGGGTCCCGGTCCACGACCCCGGACCCCTCGGCCGCCGGATCGAGTACCGTTGCCCCGACTCCTCGGCCAACCCCTACCTCCTCTTCGCCGCGATGCTCTTGGCGGCGATCGACGGCATCCAGACGCACGCCGACCCGGGGGAGCCGCTCGACCGGGACATCTATGAGATCGGCCCCGAGGAACTGGACGACGTCCGGGGCACTCCCCGGTCGCTCGACGCCGCCCTCGACGCCCTGGCCGCCGACCACGAGTTCCTGCTCAAGGGGGACGTCTTCACCCCGGACGTCATCGACACCTGGATCTGGTACAAGCGCCAGCACGAGGTCGAGGCCGTCCGCCTCAGGCCCCACCCCTTCGAGTTCGCCCTCTACTACGACGTCGGCTGA
- a CDS encoding YHS domain-containing protein has translation MRTLSLLVALAVVAPALGFIQADEKDLEGVKCPVSGAPVKAAQKVDYKGGEVYFCCAKCPTAFTEDTEKFLEKANAQLTATKQAEQVCCPLSGRPVDETKAAKVAGAEVAFCCGNCLAKVEGAEDAEKLTLIFAAKPFEKAFKVKEKE, from the coding sequence ATGCGTACCCTTTCGCTGCTGGTCGCCCTCGCCGTCGTGGCGCCGGCCCTCGGCTTCATCCAGGCCGACGAGAAGGACCTCGAGGGCGTCAAGTGCCCGGTCTCCGGCGCCCCGGTCAAGGCGGCCCAGAAGGTCGACTACAAGGGCGGCGAGGTCTACTTCTGCTGCGCCAAGTGCCCGACCGCCTTCACCGAGGACACCGAGAAGTTCCTGGAGAAGGCCAACGCCCAGCTCACCGCCACCAAGCAGGCGGAGCAGGTTTGCTGCCCGCTGTCGGGCCGGCCGGTCGACGAGACCAAGGCGGCCAAGGTTGCCGGGGCCGAGGTCGCCTTCTGCTGCGGCAACTGCCTGGCCAAGGTCGAGGGTGCCGAGGACGCCGAGAAGCTCACCCTGATCTTCGCCGCCAAGCCGTTCGAGAAGGCGTTCAAGGTCAAGGAGAAGGAGTGA
- a CDS encoding SPW repeat domain-containing protein, with protein sequence MRIIPTRIHGVIDYLMGVVLIAAPWVLGFAAGGAETWVPVIIGAGAIVYAMLTNFELGVVGLISMPAHLAIDAVAGVFLAVSPWLFGFAEYVWIPHVVVGLLALGAAAMTQTVPTRTPAGRGRASI encoded by the coding sequence ATGCGAATCATCCCGACCCGGATCCACGGCGTGATCGACTACCTGATGGGCGTCGTGCTCATCGCGGCCCCCTGGGTGCTCGGCTTCGCGGCCGGCGGGGCGGAGACCTGGGTGCCGGTCATCATCGGCGCCGGGGCGATCGTCTATGCGATGCTGACGAACTTCGAGCTGGGGGTCGTCGGCCTGATCTCGATGCCGGCCCACCTGGCGATCGACGCGGTCGCCGGCGTCTTCCTGGCCGTCTCTCCCTGGCTGTTCGGCTTCGCCGAATATGTCTGGATCCCGCATGTAGTCGTCGGCCTGCTGGCGCTGGGGGCCGCGGCCATGACCCAGACGGTCCCGACACGGACCCCGGCCGGCCGGGGCAGGGCCAGCATTTGA